A single Methanobrevibacter woesei DNA region contains:
- a CDS encoding helix-turn-helix domain-containing protein codes for MFILNEYNKNIGRRIRELRELSDISTKEIADLLDIEEELYNKYENGETDIPASFLYELANKFEVDLGLILTGEETRMSIFDVTRANKGVSIKRRKEYHYENLCERFMHKKAEMFIVTVDPKEDAVPSLNTHPGQEFNYVLEGSLKIYIHNNEIVLNEGDSIIFDSNHRHAMIALNDKKAKFLAVIM; via the coding sequence GTGTTTATTTTGAATGAATATAATAAAAATATTGGAAGGAGAATTAGAGAACTAAGAGAACTTTCCGATATATCCACCAAAGAAATTGCAGATTTATTGGACATTGAAGAGGAATTATACAATAAATATGAAAATGGAGAAACTGATATTCCAGCTAGTTTCTTATATGAACTTGCAAATAAATTTGAAGTTGATTTAGGACTAATTTTAACTGGTGAAGAAACTAGAATGAGTATTTTTGATGTAACTCGTGCAAATAAAGGAGTATCAATTAAAAGAAGAAAAGAATACCATTATGAAAATTTATGTGAAAGATTCATGCATAAAAAAGCAGAAATGTTTATTGTGACTGTAGATCCTAAAGAAGATGCAGTTCCTTCTTTAAATACCCACCCTGGTCAAGAATTTAACTATGTTCTTGAAGGCAGTTTAAAAATATATATTCACAACAATGAAATTGTTTTAAATGAAGGAGATTCCATAATATTCGATTCAAACCATAGACATGCAATGATCGCACTTAATGATAAAAAAGCTAAGTTTTTAGCTGTTATAATGTAA
- a CDS encoding AMP-binding protein — protein sequence MTTLIGDFVNRVDFKSYEDFYENFELKYNEDYNFGFDVVDKYAEIDPEKVALIWVNEEGEEHIFTFEDMKKYSNKVANLFKRLGINKGDKVMLTLKNRYEFWFCMVALHKIGAIVIPATHMLKLHDIDFRLKKANVKLVVSVEEDDLISDYNTAEKELRIDLKKLVIERDIDGWINFNKAIEEESDVFERPTGEDATKADEPFLIYFTSGTSGLPKMVAHKHTYSLGHIPTAKYWHNVKEDGIHHTSADTGWGKAVWGNLYGQWIAGTTVFIYDYERFNGIKLLEKIIEYKVNTFCAPPTIYRFLIKENIEGYDFSNLSYVTTAGEPLPPEVSKKFKEISGLTIKEGFGQTESTLMIGTFIWLDAKLGSIGKPSPLFNVELLDKDGEIVDIGDEGEISINVSEGVKPGLFKEYYKDPEKQAASWYDGHYHCGDTAWMDEEGYYHFIGRNDDIIKSSGYRIGPYEVESAVLSHDAVSNCAITGYPDPIRGQIVKATIILQPGYEESEELIKDIQNHVKKTTAPYKYPRLIEFVDEIPETISGKIRRVEIREKDNSN from the coding sequence ATGACAACCTTAATAGGAGATTTCGTAAATAGAGTGGATTTTAAATCCTATGAAGATTTTTATGAAAATTTCGAACTAAAATACAACGAAGATTATAACTTCGGTTTTGATGTAGTAGACAAATATGCAGAGATAGATCCAGAAAAAGTAGCTTTAATCTGGGTTAATGAAGAAGGCGAAGAACATATTTTCACATTTGAAGATATGAAAAAATACAGTAACAAAGTTGCAAACTTATTCAAAAGGTTAGGCATTAACAAAGGTGATAAAGTAATGCTTACTTTAAAAAATAGGTATGAATTCTGGTTCTGTATGGTTGCACTTCATAAAATTGGAGCTATTGTTATTCCTGCAACACATATGTTGAAACTTCATGATATTGACTTTAGATTAAAAAAAGCTAATGTTAAACTTGTTGTATCCGTTGAAGAAGATGATTTAATTTCTGATTATAACACTGCAGAAAAAGAATTAAGAATTGACTTGAAAAAATTAGTAATTGAAAGAGATATTGACGGTTGGATTAACTTTAACAAAGCTATTGAAGAAGAAAGTGATGTTTTCGAAAGACCAACCGGTGAAGATGCAACAAAAGCAGATGAACCATTTTTAATATATTTCACATCTGGAACTAGTGGACTTCCAAAAATGGTTGCACATAAACATACTTACAGTTTAGGTCACATCCCTACAGCAAAATATTGGCATAATGTTAAAGAAGATGGAATCCATCATACTTCTGCAGACACTGGATGGGGAAAAGCTGTTTGGGGAAATCTCTATGGACAATGGATTGCAGGAACCACAGTATTTATCTACGACTATGAACGTTTTAATGGAATTAAATTACTTGAAAAAATCATAGAATATAAAGTAAATACCTTCTGTGCACCTCCAACAATCTACAGATTCTTAATTAAAGAAAACATTGAAGGATATGATTTCTCTAATCTAAGTTATGTAACTACTGCAGGTGAACCATTACCTCCAGAAGTATCTAAAAAATTCAAAGAAATCTCTGGTTTAACAATTAAAGAAGGATTTGGACAAACAGAAAGTACTTTAATGATTGGAACCTTCATTTGGCTTGATGCTAAACTTGGTTCTATTGGTAAACCAAGCCCATTATTCAATGTAGAGCTTTTAGATAAAGATGGTGAAATCGTAGATATTGGAGATGAAGGAGAAATATCCATAAATGTATCTGAAGGTGTAAAACCAGGATTATTTAAAGAATACTATAAAGATCCTGAAAAACAAGCAGCTAGCTGGTATGATGGACATTACCACTGTGGAGATACTGCTTGGATGGATGAAGAAGGATATTATCATTTCATAGGAAGAAACGATGACATTATTAAAAGTTCTGGATACCGTATTGGACCATATGAAGTAGAAAGTGCTGTTCTTTCACATGATGCAGTTTCAAATTGTGCTATTACTGGATATCCTGACCCTATAAGGGGACAAATTGTAAAAGCAACTATCATATTACAACCAGGATATGAAGAAAGTGAAGAACTTATTAAAGATATCCAAAACCATGTGAAAAAAACAACTGCTCCATATAAATATCCTAGATTAATTGAGTTTGTTGATGAAATTCCAGAAACAATTAGTGGAAAAATAAGAAGAGTAGAAATTAGGGAGAAAGATAACTCCAATTAA
- a CDS encoding 4Fe-4S dicluster domain-containing protein translates to MITDGNPYPVIHKEECKGCQRCIIACAKDAISLSSEFNNAGYPYAYYKGEGCIACKDCYYTCPEPLAIEIYNFKRPNNDIAVMIQSKVRRKHNE, encoded by the coding sequence ATGATAACCGATGGAAACCCTTATCCTGTAATACATAAAGAAGAATGCAAAGGATGTCAAAGATGTATAATAGCATGTGCAAAAGATGCTATTAGTCTTAGTAGCGAATTCAATAATGCAGGTTATCCATATGCTTATTATAAAGGTGAAGGATGTATAGCATGTAAAGATTGTTATTATACATGCCCTGAACCATTAGCTATTGAGATTTACAACTTTAAAAGACCAAATAATGATATTGCAGTAATGATTCAAAGTAAAGTAAGGAGGAAACATAATGAGTAA
- a CDS encoding 3-methyl-2-oxobutanoate dehydrogenase subunit VorB, producing MSNQMVKGNTAVIIGAMYAGCDCFFGYPITPASEILHEASKYFPMVGRNFVQAESEEASINMIYGGAATGHRVMTASSGPGISLMQEGFTYLAGAELPAVIVDIMRAGPGLGNIGPEQGDYNQIVKGGGHGNYKNIVLAPNSVQEMCDLTIKAFELADKYKNPVVVLADGTLGQMAEPLKFPTEAIEPEIDDSWAVRGSKETMKNLVTSIFLDFKQLENFNFELQEKYDLISKEEVITEEYQLEDADIVLVSYGISSRIARTAVDKSREKGLKVGLLRPITLFPFPEERIKELGDKGVKFISVEMSNGQLLEDIQLAACRKDDTYLVNRMGGNLLELRDVLEKIDEVAGLND from the coding sequence ATGAGTAATCAAATGGTAAAAGGAAATACCGCTGTTATTATTGGTGCAATGTATGCTGGCTGTGACTGTTTCTTTGGATACCCAATTACCCCAGCTAGTGAAATCTTACACGAAGCATCAAAATATTTCCCAATGGTAGGAAGAAACTTCGTTCAAGCAGAAAGTGAAGAAGCTTCAATTAACATGATTTATGGTGGAGCAGCTACTGGACACAGAGTAATGACTGCATCCTCTGGACCAGGTATTAGTTTAATGCAAGAAGGATTCACATATTTAGCAGGAGCAGAATTACCTGCAGTTATTGTAGATATTATGAGAGCAGGACCTGGACTTGGAAATATTGGTCCTGAACAAGGAGATTATAATCAAATTGTTAAAGGTGGAGGGCATGGAAACTATAAAAATATAGTTTTAGCTCCAAATAGTGTTCAAGAAATGTGTGATTTAACAATTAAAGCATTTGAACTAGCTGATAAATATAAAAACCCTGTTGTAGTATTAGCTGATGGTACTTTAGGCCAAATGGCAGAACCATTAAAATTCCCAACAGAAGCTATTGAACCAGAGATAGATGACTCATGGGCAGTTCGTGGAAGTAAAGAAACAATGAAAAATCTCGTTACTTCAATCTTCCTTGATTTTAAACAATTAGAAAACTTTAACTTTGAACTTCAAGAAAAATACGATCTTATTTCAAAAGAAGAAGTTATTACTGAAGAATATCAGCTTGAAGATGCAGATATCGTTTTAGTTTCCTATGGAATAAGTAGTAGAATAGCTAGGACTGCTGTAGACAAATCTCGTGAAAAAGGATTAAAAGTAGGATTATTAAGACCAATTACTTTATTCCCATTCCCAGAAGAAAGAATTAAAGAATTAGGAGATAAAGGAGTTAAATTTATTTCTGTAGAAATGAGTAATGGTCAATTATTAGAAGATATACAACTTGCAGCATGTAGAAAAGATGATACTTACCTTGTTAACAGAATGGGTGGTAATCTTCTTGAATTAAGAGATGTTTTAGAAAAAATCGATGAAGTTGCAGGATTAAATGATTAA
- a CDS encoding 2-oxoacid:acceptor oxidoreductase family protein: MSKKSFSTDKARNLDLRIFKHPESIYDSFPRKGETNQTTTHYCAGCGHGVLHKLIGEVMDELEIQDRSVMISPVGCAVFAYYYFNCGNVQTAHGRAPAVATGISRAEDNAIVMSYQGDGDLASIGLNETLQAANRGEKIVVFFVNNTVYGMTGGQMAPTTLVGEKTITSQNGRDPAYAGYPIHMCELINTLKAPVYIERVSLATPEKIKLAKMAIRNALQIQKEGKGYAFVEVLSPCPTNLKQSAYDAQAFIEEKMEKEFPVKNFRNRYGEVEPVIRPENDYSIESLDEIFNVERGSEDDFVDDPDLKPLSIKVTGFGGQGVLSAGLTIAQAACSEGKHVSWYPSYGPEQRGGNSNCSIVISGETIGTPVVDDIDILIALNKPSLEKFSKDVKEGGVIIYDSRIGEFTTDKDIEVIAVPSVEIAEEHGNARTANTALLGVLMELRKSISPEAYENAIKQMFASKPKVIDVNIDVLKAGSQWMKDNS; the protein is encoded by the coding sequence ATGAGTAAAAAAAGTTTCAGTACAGATAAAGCAAGAAATTTAGACTTAAGAATATTTAAACATCCTGAATCTATTTATGATTCTTTCCCAAGAAAAGGAGAAACAAATCAAACAACAACCCACTACTGTGCAGGATGTGGACATGGAGTTCTCCATAAATTAATTGGAGAAGTAATGGATGAACTTGAAATACAAGACAGATCTGTTATGATTTCCCCAGTAGGTTGTGCAGTATTTGCATATTACTACTTTAACTGTGGAAATGTACAAACTGCTCATGGAAGAGCACCTGCAGTAGCAACTGGAATTTCCAGAGCTGAAGATAATGCAATTGTAATGAGTTACCAAGGAGATGGAGATTTAGCATCCATTGGATTAAATGAAACCTTACAAGCAGCTAATCGTGGAGAAAAAATTGTTGTTTTCTTTGTTAACAACACTGTTTATGGTATGACTGGTGGACAAATGGCTCCAACTACTCTTGTTGGTGAAAAAACAATCACTTCACAAAATGGAAGAGATCCAGCATATGCAGGTTATCCAATACATATGTGTGAGTTAATAAACACTTTAAAAGCACCAGTATATATTGAAAGGGTCTCATTAGCTACTCCTGAAAAAATTAAATTAGCTAAAATGGCTATTAGAAATGCTTTACAAATCCAAAAAGAAGGAAAAGGATATGCATTTGTTGAAGTATTATCCCCATGTCCTACTAACCTTAAACAATCCGCATATGATGCTCAAGCATTTATTGAAGAAAAAATGGAAAAAGAATTCCCTGTTAAAAACTTCAGAAACAGATATGGTGAAGTAGAACCTGTTATTAGACCTGAAAATGATTACAGCATTGAATCTTTAGATGAAATATTTAATGTTGAAAGAGGGTCTGAAGATGATTTTGTTGATGATCCTGATTTAAAACCATTATCTATTAAAGTTACTGGATTTGGTGGTCAAGGGGTATTAAGTGCTGGTTTAACAATTGCACAAGCAGCTTGTAGTGAAGGAAAACATGTATCATGGTATCCAAGTTATGGTCCAGAACAAAGAGGAGGAAACTCAAATTGTTCTATTGTAATTTCAGGAGAAACTATAGGAACACCTGTTGTTGATGACATTGATATTTTAATTGCTTTAAATAAACCATCACTTGAAAAATTCTCCAAAGATGTTAAAGAAGGAGGAGTTATAATTTACGATTCACGTATTGGAGAATTTACAACTGACAAGGATATTGAAGTAATCGCAGTACCTTCTGTTGAAATAGCTGAAGAACATGGAAATGCTAGAACAGCAAATACTGCTCTTCTTGGAGTTTTAATGGAATTAAGAAAAAGTATCTCACCTGAAGCTTATGAGAATGCTATTAAACAAATGTTTGCTTCCAAACCAAAAGTTATCGATGTAAACATTGATGTTTTAAAAGCTGGATCTCAATGGATGAAAGATAACTCATAA
- the gatD gene encoding Glu-tRNA(Gln) amidotransferase subunit GatD, translating to MTYKEIAKKYLETNGITIGDTIKVKKEDISYEGILLDRSEDSEDGYLVLKLDSGYNIGVAIENTEAELIEKGDKPKIGYEGGEIEKDPNKMDISIISTGGTVSSIIDYKTGAVHPAFTAEDLLRANPELLDYANYNVEALYNILSENMKPKYWVEAAESIADDISEGSDGIVIAHGTDTLHYTSAALSFMLETPVPIIITGAQRSSDRPSTDAHVNLIDSVIAAKSDLAEVSVCMHGSLDDNYTYLHKGTKVRKMHTSRRDTFRSINFEPIAKIENESIEINPHYNYTKRNEKELKVNTAIEEKVGFIKSFPGISEEFIEYHIDKGYKGLVIEGTGLGHVPDNLIKSLSRANDENIPVVMTSQCLYGRVNMNVYSTGREIIDAGVISGRDMTPETAYVKLSWVLGQSEDKKEVEKLMNTNIAGEFNEKSSIKYFLN from the coding sequence ATGACATACAAAGAAATAGCTAAAAAATATTTAGAAACTAATGGAATTACCATAGGAGATACAATCAAAGTTAAAAAAGAAGATATCTCCTATGAAGGTATTTTATTAGACAGATCTGAAGATAGTGAAGATGGCTATCTTGTTTTAAAACTAGACAGTGGATATAATATTGGAGTAGCTATTGAAAATACTGAAGCTGAATTAATTGAAAAAGGAGATAAACCAAAAATAGGTTATGAAGGTGGAGAAATAGAAAAAGACCCTAATAAAATGGACATTTCTATTATCTCTACTGGAGGAACTGTTTCTTCAATTATAGATTATAAAACTGGTGCAGTTCACCCTGCATTTACAGCGGAAGATTTACTTAGAGCTAACCCAGAACTTTTAGATTATGCAAATTACAATGTTGAAGCACTTTATAATATTTTAAGTGAAAATATGAAACCTAAATATTGGGTTGAAGCTGCTGAATCAATAGCTGATGATATATCAGAAGGTAGTGACGGTATTGTAATTGCTCATGGTACTGATACCCTACATTATACATCAGCAGCACTTAGTTTTATGTTGGAAACTCCAGTTCCAATTATTATTACTGGTGCTCAAAGAAGTTCTGATAGACCTTCAACTGATGCTCATGTAAATCTTATTGACTCTGTAATAGCTGCAAAATCTGATTTAGCTGAAGTTAGTGTTTGTATGCATGGAAGCCTTGATGATAACTACACATACCTTCATAAAGGAACTAAAGTTAGAAAAATGCACACTTCAAGAAGAGATACCTTTAGAAGTATTAACTTTGAACCAATAGCTAAAATAGAGAATGAATCTATAGAAATTAACCCTCATTACAATTACACAAAAAGAAATGAAAAAGAATTGAAGGTTAATACAGCTATTGAAGAAAAAGTTGGATTCATTAAAAGTTTCCCTGGTATTTCTGAAGAGTTTATTGAATATCATATTGATAAAGGATATAAAGGACTTGTTATTGAAGGAACTGGTCTTGGACATGTCCCAGATAACTTAATTAAATCATTAAGTAGAGCAAATGATGAAAATATTCCAGTTGTTATGACTTCCCAATGTTTATATGGAAGAGTAAATATGAATGTTTACAGTACTGGACGTGAAATCATTGATGCAGGAGTTATTTCTGGAAGAGATATGACCCCTGAAACAGCTTATGTAAAATTATCTTGGGTTTTAGGTCAAAGCGAAGATAAAAAAGAAGTTGAAAAATTGATGAACACAAATATTGCTGGAGAGTTTAATGAAAAGTCTTCAATAAAATATTTCTTAAATTAA
- the gatE gene encoding Glu-tRNA(Gln) amidotransferase subunit GatE, whose amino-acid sequence MDWEKLGLKMGLEIHQQLNTQHKLFCPCKTELIDDEHNELIRRNLRPTQSELGEIDRAALQESLRNLNFQYEAYNYNTCLVETDDEPPHSLNEEALEISITIAALMNMHIVDEFHTMRKQVIDGSNTGGFQRTGLVATDGYLDTPYGRVAIESLGLEEDAARRIETTDNYTEFRLDRLGIPLAEITTDPSMHHPEQVREVAYMIGQVLRSTNVKRGLGTIRQDLNISISEGARVEIKGVQNLDLMSTIVENEVTRQLNLIDIKKELNERNAEVLEEIHDLDELFENTESKILKSAESIKAVVLKGFNGLIGREVQPGRRFGTEIASYAKKRGVSGIFHSDELPAYGITQEEVDKVAEFLDIGPEDAFIIVAHDEDIAISALEEVKRRANLGFEGVLEETRKSLDDGNTEYMRPLPTANRMYLETDIPLFKITDELVEPIKNNLPELPDVKKERIIKEYNLSEDLANQLVKRLEADVFENILSDVDVNPTPVASLLAYDLREIKREGYDITILTTQHFKDLFQLLADGKIAKDSVTKLATAIIESPEEEVIKIAENNNLTLLSEGEVCEIIANIVAKNENMVKERQMGAMGPLMGMSMKELKGKADGSLVNKIVKEEIQKLL is encoded by the coding sequence ATGGATTGGGAAAAATTAGGACTTAAAATGGGACTTGAAATTCATCAGCAATTAAATACTCAACATAAATTATTCTGTCCATGTAAAACAGAACTTATTGATGATGAACATAATGAATTAATAAGAAGAAATTTAAGACCAACACAAAGTGAATTAGGTGAAATTGACAGAGCTGCTCTTCAAGAATCACTACGTAACTTAAATTTCCAATATGAAGCTTATAACTACAATACCTGTCTTGTAGAAACTGATGATGAACCGCCTCATAGCTTAAATGAAGAAGCTCTTGAAATTTCAATTACAATAGCTGCTTTAATGAACATGCACATTGTAGATGAATTCCATACAATGAGAAAACAGGTTATTGATGGAAGTAACACTGGAGGATTTCAAAGAACAGGTTTAGTAGCTACTGACGGATATCTTGACACACCTTATGGTAGAGTAGCTATTGAAAGCCTTGGTCTTGAAGAGGATGCTGCTAGAAGAATTGAAACAACCGATAATTATACTGAATTTAGATTAGATAGATTAGGTATTCCTCTTGCAGAAATTACAACAGATCCCTCTATGCATCATCCAGAACAAGTACGTGAAGTTGCATATATGATTGGTCAGGTATTAAGAAGTACTAATGTAAAAAGAGGTCTTGGAACTATCCGTCAGGATTTAAATATTTCCATTAGCGAGGGAGCACGTGTTGAAATAAAAGGTGTGCAAAATCTTGATTTAATGAGCACAATTGTTGAAAATGAAGTTACAAGACAACTTAACTTAATTGATATTAAAAAAGAGTTAAATGAAAGAAATGCAGAAGTTCTTGAGGAAATTCATGATTTAGATGAGTTATTTGAAAATACTGAATCTAAAATATTAAAATCTGCAGAATCAATTAAAGCAGTGGTTCTTAAAGGATTTAATGGACTCATTGGTCGTGAAGTACAGCCAGGAAGAAGATTCGGTACTGAAATTGCAAGTTATGCTAAGAAACGTGGAGTTTCAGGAATATTCCATAGTGATGAATTACCTGCTTATGGAATTACCCAAGAAGAAGTTGATAAAGTTGCTGAATTCTTAGATATTGGTCCTGAAGATGCATTTATCATTGTAGCTCATGATGAAGACATAGCTATTTCTGCTCTTGAAGAAGTAAAAAGAAGAGCTAACCTTGGATTTGAAGGTGTTCTTGAAGAAACACGTAAATCATTAGATGATGGAAATACTGAATATATGAGGCCACTTCCTACTGCTAATAGGATGTACCTTGAAACTGATATTCCTTTATTTAAAATTACTGATGAACTTGTTGAACCAATTAAAAACAACCTTCCGGAACTCCCTGATGTTAAAAAAGAAAGAATCATTAAAGAATATAATCTTAGTGAAGACTTAGCTAATCAACTTGTAAAAAGATTAGAAGCTGATGTCTTTGAAAATATATTAAGTGATGTTGATGTTAATCCTACACCTGTTGCATCTCTTCTTGCATACGACCTAAGGGAAATCAAAAGAGAAGGATATGACATCACTATTTTAACTACCCAACACTTTAAAGATCTTTTCCAATTATTAGCTGATGGAAAAATAGCTAAAGATAGTGTTACAAAATTAGCAACAGCTATTATTGAATCTCCAGAAGAAGAAGTTATAAAAATAGCTGAAAATAACAATTTAACACTTCTTAGTGAAGGTGAAGTCTGTGAAATTATAGCTAACATTGTAGCGAAAAATGAAAACATGGTAAAAGAGCGTCAAATGGGAGCTATGGGTCCTTTAATGGGTATGAGTATGAAAGAACTTAAAGGAAAAGCAGATGGAAGCCTTGTAAATAAAATTGTTAAAGAAGAAATACAAAAATTATTATAA
- the trxB gene encoding thioredoxin-disulfide reductase produces MEKYDIIIVGAGPGGLTAGIYAGRQGTKTLILDKNLAGGIGREVPEMENYPGFDLVSGLELAEKMKNQCVKNVELHENEGVNTIEKIEDNDYNFKVESDEHSYLTKTVIIATGSSHQQLNIPGEEEFKGRGVSYCATCDGMFFAGKDIAMVGGGNSALQEAVFLSNLGCNVTVIHRREEFRAEQYLQDKLKEKGIKTIMNATVEEIKGDMLVNSITIKDKESGELKDLEVNGVFISVGYKPHTKLAEELGVDLDKNNQIITDKNQKTNINYVYSAGDVCGGVKQWVVACGEGAIAATSAYKDIENS; encoded by the coding sequence ATGGAAAAATATGACATAATCATTGTAGGTGCAGGGCCTGGAGGATTAACTGCTGGAATATATGCCGGTCGTCAAGGAACAAAAACACTAATTTTAGATAAGAATTTAGCTGGTGGAATAGGTCGTGAAGTACCAGAAATGGAGAATTATCCTGGTTTTGATCTAGTTTCTGGTCTTGAACTAGCTGAAAAAATGAAAAATCAATGTGTGAAAAATGTAGAGCTTCATGAAAATGAAGGAGTTAACACAATAGAAAAGATAGAAGATAATGATTATAATTTTAAAGTAGAAAGTGACGAACATAGCTATTTAACAAAAACCGTAATAATAGCTACTGGCAGTTCTCATCAGCAATTAAATATTCCTGGAGAAGAAGAATTTAAAGGAAGAGGTGTTAGCTATTGTGCTACCTGTGATGGAATGTTTTTTGCAGGAAAAGACATTGCAATGGTAGGTGGAGGAAATAGTGCACTTCAGGAAGCTGTTTTTCTCTCAAATCTAGGTTGTAATGTAACTGTTATTCACAGAAGAGAAGAATTCAGAGCAGAGCAATACTTACAGGATAAACTTAAAGAAAAAGGAATAAAAACCATTATGAATGCAACTGTTGAAGAGATAAAAGGAGATATGCTTGTCAACTCCATAACCATTAAAGATAAAGAAAGTGGAGAGTTAAAAGACCTTGAAGTTAATGGTGTGTTCATAAGTGTTGGATATAAACCTCATACAAAACTAGCTGAAGAATTAGGTGTTGATTTAGATAAAAATAATCAGATTATAACTGATAAAAATCAAAAAACAAATATTAATTATGTTTATTCAGCAGGAGATGTTTGTGGAGGGGTTAAACAATGGGTTGTTGCATGTGGTGAAGGTGCAATAGCTGCAACTTCTGCATATAAAGATATTGAAAATAGCTAG
- a CDS encoding Ig-like domain repeat protein, whose product MKQKHIILICLAIIVVVAACVALYLNSQVTTQLTPSNSNITNGDNFTVTLTSENGEALANQTVTLTIINQLNETNNYTLVTDSSGAVTLIINMSSGNYTINGVFNGNGHYKGSNFTQSLIVTEPLESNSQSSSASGTMSSFEKTLEAFENSPNPDFETGIITKPDGSKWVVTGDREAPYGSAEGEDILNSAMGY is encoded by the coding sequence ATGAAACAAAAACATATAATTTTAATCTGTTTAGCAATTATAGTTGTTGTTGCAGCTTGTGTTGCATTATATCTAAACTCACAAGTAACTACCCAGTTAACTCCATCTAATTCGAACATTACAAATGGAGATAATTTTACGGTTACTTTAACAAGTGAAAATGGAGAAGCGTTAGCAAATCAAACAGTAACCTTAACTATAATAAACCAATTGAATGAAACAAACAATTATACACTTGTTACTGATAGTTCTGGGGCAGTTACACTGATTATTAATATGAGTAGTGGAAATTATACAATCAACGGTGTATTCAATGGAAATGGACATTATAAAGGATCAAACTTCACACAAAGTTTAATTGTAACAGAACCTCTTGAAAGTAATTCTCAGTCTAGTTCAGCAAGTGGAACAATGTCAAGTTTTGAAAAAACATTAGAAGCATTTGAAAATTCACCTAATCCAGATTTTGAAACTGGCATAATAACAAAGCCTGATGGTTCAAAATGGGTTGTTACTGGAGATCGTGAAGCACCTTACGGTTCAGCAGAAGGAGAAGACATATTAAATAGTGCTATGGGATACTAA
- a CDS encoding DUF4012 domain-containing protein — protein MKRRNKIIIIIIMLIIIGLGVFIGSIFLSDSPTLTLGDKSILVLAVDKNEQTGGGLDMAFMVELDNGTLANYTPIYPGGMTHPNKTAPGGLSGPMFLHDSLWNGPEEGIENAKEIVEYNTGMHADAVVIVYDEGLDAIIDSIRPLEVNGVVTNLSSVDIVRQNDNYAGYAGRDTGITGNMSRGDAVLVLAKALAEAAEDPGKKATMTEVAIEQYSEGNIVMEPEDSFIRLLATKGFESLT, from the coding sequence ATGAAACGAAGAAATAAGATTATTATAATAATTATTATGTTAATTATTATTGGATTGGGGGTTTTTATAGGAAGTATCTTCTTAAGTGATAGTCCTACTTTAACTTTAGGAGATAAAAGCATATTAGTTCTAGCTGTTGATAAAAATGAACAGACTGGTGGAGGTTTGGACATGGCTTTCATGGTTGAACTTGACAATGGAACTTTAGCTAATTATACTCCTATTTATCCTGGAGGAATGACACATCCTAATAAAACTGCTCCAGGTGGTCTTTCAGGACCAATGTTCCTTCATGATTCATTATGGAATGGACCAGAAGAAGGTATAGAAAATGCAAAAGAAATTGTAGAATATAATACTGGAATGCATGCTGATGCTGTAGTAATTGTTTATGATGAAGGATTAGATGCTATTATAGATTCAATAAGACCACTTGAAGTTAATGGTGTTGTAACCAACCTCAGTTCAGTTGATATTGTAAGGCAAAATGATAACTATGCAGGATATGCTGGTAGGGATACTGGAATTACAGGTAATATGTCAAGGGGAGATGCAGTATTAGTATTGGCTAAAGCACTTGCTGAAGCTGCTGAAGATCCAGGTAAAAAAGCTACAATGACTGAAGTAGCTATTGAACAATATTCTGAAGGAAATATTGTAATGGAACCTGAAGATTCATTTATAAGGTTATTAGCTACAAAAGGTTTTGAAAGTCTTACATGA
- a CDS encoding TOBE domain-containing protein yields the protein MEISARNGLKGKVESVKLGEVVASVKIKVDEPGMITAVITRESVEELGISEGDDVKAIIKATEIMVAK from the coding sequence ATGGAAATTAGTGCAAGAAACGGATTAAAAGGAAAAGTAGAAAGTGTAAAATTAGGTGAAGTAGTAGCTAGTGTTAAAATTAAAGTAGATGAACCGGGTATGATTACTGCTGTTATTACAAGAGAATCTGTTGAAGAATTAGGAATTAGCGAAGGAGATGATGTAAAAGCTATAATCAAAGCTACTGAAATTATGGTAGCTAAATAG